Proteins encoded within one genomic window of Rhizobium favelukesii:
- a CDS encoding CHASE2 domain-containing protein: MNAASPLGSSSHAPGWPFSSRSLRLLVLVLVTLIGISLLSRLPAWPLVELKSFDYLSTVDDPRPPEGGPVIVAIDEPSLAAINAQWPWPRVLHAKLIRQLRAAGAKAIGLDIIMAEPSTPENDAAITETVGPDIVLAGDETLIETSQADQLVRATPLPQLTAAGALTGIASIELGGDAVFRALPFYDDGFAVTLLRAAGDETTTIPQNAMIQSFGPARSYPTVSYYQALDPRNFLPEGIFKDRVVLVGLSLQNAPEIDKGGADAFATPYTMHTGQLTAGVEIQATIYDNLRRQLAIAQTGTLPFAGFILVAALLAAATVWKSTGWLTLVATFVAICAFTALCYAGVRLGHIFVSPLGPTVAYVSVAFGQAGLDYAEERRNKQRITRAFSQYISPDLVKRLSDDPSQLKLGGERRTLSVLFSDVRGFTTIAETMKDDPEKLTGLINRLLTPLSDVVMDHGGTIDKYMGDCIMAFWNAPLDDPEHALHAVKASLAMQAAIATLNKQLEAEAKVSGAPLHVLKMGVGINTGDCVVGNMGSNRRFDYSCLGDSVNLASRLEGASKNYGVALLLGEETARRVAGMYTVVELDRIIVKGRTVPSPIFTIIEAVHPDDLELHKALLVAKYNKTLTPLDTSFDRLGTAIPSLRLYYSIIRSELVRPLDE, translated from the coding sequence ATGAACGCAGCCTCGCCCCTTGGTTCGTCGTCACATGCTCCTGGTTGGCCGTTCAGCAGCCGCAGTCTCCGGCTGCTGGTGCTCGTGCTTGTCACGCTGATCGGGATCTCTCTGCTTTCGCGCCTGCCGGCCTGGCCGCTGGTGGAACTCAAGTCGTTCGACTATTTGTCGACGGTCGACGATCCGCGGCCGCCGGAGGGCGGGCCGGTGATCGTGGCAATCGACGAGCCGTCTCTCGCGGCCATCAATGCGCAGTGGCCGTGGCCGCGTGTCCTGCATGCTAAGTTGATCCGGCAATTGCGTGCAGCCGGCGCAAAGGCAATCGGCCTCGATATCATCATGGCCGAGCCTTCGACGCCCGAAAATGACGCGGCGATTACCGAGACAGTTGGCCCGGACATCGTGCTTGCAGGTGACGAAACGCTGATTGAGACGTCGCAAGCCGATCAGCTCGTGCGGGCGACGCCGCTGCCGCAACTGACGGCTGCCGGAGCGCTAACGGGCATTGCCTCGATCGAGCTTGGTGGCGATGCCGTCTTCCGCGCCCTCCCGTTTTACGACGACGGCTTTGCCGTCACCCTGCTAAGGGCTGCCGGCGACGAGACGACGACGATCCCGCAAAACGCAATGATCCAGTCCTTCGGACCGGCGCGCAGCTATCCGACCGTTTCATATTATCAGGCGCTCGATCCAAGAAACTTCCTGCCCGAAGGGATTTTCAAGGATCGTGTGGTGCTGGTCGGCCTCAGCCTGCAGAACGCTCCGGAGATCGACAAGGGGGGCGCCGACGCCTTTGCCACGCCCTATACGATGCACACCGGCCAGCTCACCGCCGGCGTCGAGATCCAGGCAACCATCTACGACAATCTCCGCCGACAATTGGCGATCGCCCAGACCGGCACCCTGCCGTTTGCCGGCTTCATCCTCGTCGCCGCCCTGCTTGCCGCCGCAACGGTCTGGAAGTCGACCGGCTGGCTGACGCTCGTCGCAACGTTCGTCGCGATCTGCGCGTTTACCGCCCTTTGCTATGCCGGCGTGCGGCTTGGCCACATCTTCGTGTCGCCGCTTGGGCCGACCGTCGCCTATGTCTCCGTGGCCTTCGGTCAGGCGGGTCTCGATTACGCCGAGGAACGCCGGAACAAGCAGCGAATTACGCGGGCTTTCTCGCAGTACATCTCCCCGGACCTCGTGAAGAGACTGTCGGACGATCCGTCGCAGCTGAAGCTCGGCGGCGAGCGGCGAACGCTGTCGGTGCTGTTTTCCGACGTACGTGGCTTCACGACGATTGCCGAAACCATGAAGGACGATCCGGAAAAGCTGACCGGCCTGATCAACCGGCTGCTGACGCCGCTGTCAGACGTCGTCATGGACCACGGCGGTACGATCGACAAATACATGGGCGACTGCATCATGGCCTTCTGGAATGCGCCGCTCGATGATCCCGAGCATGCGCTTCACGCGGTCAAGGCATCACTGGCGATGCAGGCCGCCATAGCAACGCTCAACAAGCAGCTCGAAGCAGAAGCGAAAGTGAGCGGTGCACCGTTGCACGTGCTGAAGATGGGCGTCGGCATCAATACCGGCGATTGCGTGGTCGGCAACATGGGCTCGAATCGGCGGTTCGATTACTCCTGCCTCGGCGACTCTGTCAATCTGGCGTCCCGCCTGGAAGGTGCGTCCAAGAATTACGGTGTGGCCCTCCTGCTCGGTGAGGAGACCGCGCGCCGTGTCGCCGGCATGTACACTGTCGTCGAGCTCGACCGGATCATCGTCAAGGGACGAACCGTTCCTTCGCCGATTTTCACGATAATCGAAGCTGTTCATCCGGACGACCTGGAACTTCACAAAGCTCTTCTTGTGGCGAAGTACAACAAGACGCTGACGCCACTCGATACGTCGTTTGATAGGCTAGGGACGGCAATTCCTTCTCTGCGTCTATATTACTCGATCATACGGAGCGAGTTGGTTCGCCCGTTGGACGAGTAA
- a CDS encoding mannose-1-phosphate guanylyltransferase/mannose-6-phosphate isomerase, with protein MTKKIVPVIMAGGKGTRLWPLSRAAAPKQFIQFIGDKTLFQETLQRVSDPALYEAPVVLTNEEFRFLVAEQARELDIGLAAILLEPVARNTAAAVAAAATLVSKRFDQDTIMHVLGSDYEIVADDTYFDCVRIAAATAAEGKLVTFGIQPTEPATGYGYIEGGEALTTGARVVARFIEKPPLAKAEEMLAAGSFYWNSGMFMFSVSCLLDELRTHAPETIKAAGEAVANAKTDLDFTRLDRSAFSAAPNISIDYAIMEKTSNAAVVPSPFKWSDLGSWDSVWKSGSRDEHGNVAAANTTVVNTKNSLIMTHGVHLAVQGMDDIAVIASEDAVYVGRLQDSQDVGSIVKMLAAAPSTSQLTETHPTSYRPWGGYTSVLNGDRFQVKRIFVTPGKKLSLQKHHHRSEHWIVVKGTAEVTIGENVQMLRENESVYIPLGEIHRLANPGKIMLELIEVQTGSYLGEDDIIRIVDEFGRS; from the coding sequence ATGACGAAGAAGATCGTTCCCGTGATTATGGCTGGCGGTAAGGGCACGCGCCTCTGGCCGCTGTCGCGTGCTGCAGCACCGAAGCAATTCATACAGTTTATCGGCGACAAGACACTTTTCCAGGAGACACTGCAGCGCGTGTCCGATCCGGCGCTCTACGAGGCTCCTGTCGTTCTCACCAACGAAGAGTTTCGCTTTCTCGTCGCCGAGCAGGCACGCGAACTGGACATTGGCCTCGCCGCCATTCTGCTCGAACCGGTCGCCCGCAACACCGCTGCCGCCGTTGCAGCGGCTGCGACGCTGGTGAGCAAACGCTTTGACCAAGACACAATCATGCATGTGCTTGGCTCCGACTATGAGATCGTCGCCGACGACACCTATTTTGACTGCGTCCGCATCGCAGCTGCGACAGCCGCCGAAGGCAAGCTCGTGACGTTCGGCATCCAGCCGACCGAGCCGGCAACCGGCTACGGCTATATCGAAGGCGGAGAAGCGCTGACGACCGGTGCAAGGGTGGTGGCACGCTTCATCGAAAAACCGCCGCTCGCCAAGGCGGAAGAGATGCTCGCCGCAGGCAGCTTCTATTGGAACTCCGGTATGTTCATGTTCTCGGTTTCGTGTCTGCTCGATGAATTGCGCACCCACGCTCCCGAAACGATAAAGGCGGCCGGAGAGGCCGTCGCAAACGCCAAGACAGATCTTGATTTTACGCGCCTCGATCGGTCAGCGTTTTCCGCCGCGCCGAACATCTCGATCGACTACGCCATCATGGAAAAGACGAGCAACGCCGCCGTCGTCCCCTCGCCCTTCAAGTGGTCCGATCTCGGCAGCTGGGATTCCGTCTGGAAGAGCGGCAGCCGCGACGAGCATGGCAATGTGGCGGCCGCCAATACGACCGTCGTCAATACCAAGAACTCGCTCATCATGACACATGGCGTGCATCTCGCCGTCCAGGGCATGGACGACATCGCCGTCATCGCCAGCGAGGACGCCGTCTATGTCGGCCGGTTGCAGGACAGCCAGGACGTTGGAAGCATCGTGAAAATGCTCGCTGCCGCCCCATCGACATCGCAGCTGACCGAGACGCACCCGACCTCCTACCGGCCGTGGGGTGGCTACACGTCCGTGCTGAACGGCGACCGCTTCCAGGTCAAGCGCATCTTCGTCACGCCGGGCAAGAAGCTGTCGCTGCAGAAGCACCATCACCGCTCCGAGCATTGGATCGTCGTCAAGGGCACGGCCGAGGTGACGATCGGCGAAAACGTGCAGATGCTCAGGGAAAACGAATCCGTCTACATTCCGCTCGGAGAAATCCATCGCTTGGCCAACCCCGGCAAGATCATGCTTGAACTGATCGAAGTCCAGACCGGATCCTATCTCGGCGAAGACGATATCATCCGCATCGTCGACGAGTTCGGGCGCAGCTGA
- a CDS encoding exopolysaccharide production repressor protein: protein MPSSAPHVPKNLTRGIEQGFKSDTTKLARFTAMMRAPGVYVRMLLVVAAFCLFCYLHYDSVTTTLYYGLICLVLMQVGYVGGVLYLIWHESAHRRGK from the coding sequence ATGCCAAGCTCTGCGCCCCACGTCCCAAAGAACCTGACTAGAGGAATCGAACAAGGCTTTAAAAGCGATACGACCAAGCTGGCTCGCTTCACGGCGATGATGCGTGCGCCAGGCGTCTATGTCAGAATGCTTCTCGTCGTGGCCGCGTTCTGCCTGTTCTGCTACCTTCACTACGACAGTGTCACCACGACACTTTACTACGGCCTCATTTGCCTCGTCCTGATGCAGGTAGGCTACGTCGGCGGCGTGTTATATCTCATTTGGCATGAAAGCGCCCACCGTCGCGGGAAATAG
- a CDS encoding UDP-glucose dehydrogenase family protein — MRIVMIGSGYVGLVSGACLADFGHHVTCVDKSAAKIDALEAGKVPIFEPGLDTIIEHNRSAGRLDFSKELAASVANAQVVFIAVGTPSRRGDGHADLSYVYAAAREIAAAVSGFTVVVTKSTVPVGTGDEIERIFREEFPEKDISVVSNPEFLREGAAITDFKRPDRIVLGTDEPRAVEIMREVYRPLYLNEAPLYFCERRTSELIKYAANAFLAMKITFINEIADLCEQIGADVQKVAKGIGMDKRIGDKFLHAGPGYGGSCFPKDTLALVKTAQDYDSPVRLIETTVAINDNRKRAMGRKVIAACDGTVRGKKIAILGLTFKPNTDDMRDAPSITIIQALLDGGANVHAFDPEGMEMAKEVVAPITYGNDPYEIAEGAEAMVIVTEWDEFRALDLKRIKSLVKTPTIVDLRNIYPVAEVTKHGFAYFAIGKKNEKQ; from the coding sequence ATGCGTATTGTGATGATTGGCTCGGGCTATGTCGGCCTTGTCTCCGGTGCCTGCCTCGCCGATTTCGGCCACCATGTCACCTGTGTCGACAAGTCCGCCGCAAAGATCGACGCCCTCGAAGCCGGAAAAGTTCCGATCTTCGAACCCGGTCTTGATACCATCATCGAGCATAACCGCAGCGCCGGTCGCTTGGATTTTTCCAAGGAGCTGGCGGCATCGGTTGCGAATGCGCAGGTCGTCTTCATCGCCGTCGGCACGCCGTCGCGGCGCGGCGATGGCCATGCCGACCTGAGTTACGTCTATGCGGCCGCCCGCGAGATCGCGGCGGCGGTCTCCGGATTTACCGTCGTCGTCACCAAGTCAACGGTTCCCGTCGGCACCGGCGATGAGATCGAGCGCATCTTCCGCGAGGAATTCCCCGAGAAGGATATTTCCGTCGTCTCCAATCCGGAATTCCTGCGCGAGGGCGCCGCAATTACCGACTTCAAGCGCCCGGATCGCATCGTCCTTGGCACCGACGAGCCGCGCGCCGTGGAAATCATGCGCGAGGTCTATCGCCCCCTCTACCTCAACGAGGCACCACTCTACTTCTGCGAACGCCGCACCTCCGAGCTGATCAAGTACGCGGCCAACGCCTTCTTGGCGATGAAGATCACCTTCATCAACGAGATCGCCGACCTTTGCGAGCAGATCGGCGCCGACGTGCAGAAAGTGGCCAAGGGCATCGGCATGGACAAGCGCATCGGCGACAAGTTCCTGCATGCCGGCCCCGGCTACGGCGGCTCGTGCTTCCCCAAGGATACGCTGGCGCTGGTCAAGACTGCGCAGGATTATGACAGCCCGGTTCGCCTCATCGAGACGACGGTCGCGATCAACGACAACCGCAAGCGTGCCATGGGCCGCAAGGTCATCGCCGCCTGCGACGGCACTGTTCGCGGCAAGAAGATTGCGATCCTCGGCCTGACCTTCAAGCCGAACACCGACGACATGCGCGACGCGCCATCGATCACCATCATCCAGGCGCTGCTGGACGGTGGCGCCAATGTCCACGCCTTTGATCCGGAAGGCATGGAGATGGCAAAAGAGGTTGTGGCCCCGATCACCTACGGCAACGACCCCTACGAGATCGCCGAAGGTGCGGAGGCCATGGTCATCGTCACTGAATGGGACGAATTCCGGGCGCTCGATCTCAAGCGGATTAAGTCGCTGGTGAAAACCCCGACGATCGTCGACCTGCGCAATATCTATCCCGTCGCCGAAGTGACCAAGCATGGCTTTGCCTATTTCGCTATCGGAAAGAAGAACGAGAAGCAGTAG
- a CDS encoding glycoside hydrolase family 16 protein: MGLQYRSARAMTTDPTDGKKLVFDDNFNTIDWSIWNAGPKATTHDPGFYGRSAFSRKDGEEGFNPYAIVDDPQATDGKALQISAKYIGRSMSVPNYYGNLLSEFQWISGNLQTGRRDGVVNKGWRTGYFEARMLFPRHPLTWPAFWLMNGHSILAPKTSIELDVVEHKGWEPTVYGAYLHEWGDPGQHHEGTGVTTDVDMTQGYCRYGILVDETKCVPYFERKPVIDTRTGLPANWPIHRSAELDVDGDVFWPLLTLALRSDVPYPQDLKPDQLLTEMRVDYFQAYQ, from the coding sequence ATGGGCCTGCAGTATCGATCCGCGCGCGCGATGACGACGGATCCGACGGATGGCAAAAAGCTCGTCTTCGACGATAATTTCAACACGATCGACTGGTCGATCTGGAACGCAGGCCCGAAGGCAACAACCCATGACCCCGGCTTTTACGGCCGTTCGGCATTTTCGCGCAAAGACGGCGAGGAAGGTTTTAACCCATACGCAATCGTCGACGATCCACAGGCGACGGACGGCAAGGCGCTGCAAATATCGGCCAAATACATCGGCAGGAGCATGTCGGTTCCTAATTACTACGGCAACCTGCTCAGCGAATTCCAATGGATATCGGGCAACCTCCAGACCGGCCGCAGGGACGGCGTCGTCAATAAGGGATGGCGCACGGGCTACTTCGAGGCAAGGATGCTGTTTCCCAGGCATCCGCTGACATGGCCGGCTTTCTGGCTCATGAACGGCCACAGTATTCTGGCGCCAAAGACCAGCATCGAACTGGATGTTGTGGAGCACAAGGGGTGGGAACCCACTGTCTACGGCGCCTATTTGCACGAGTGGGGTGACCCCGGACAGCATCATGAGGGTACAGGCGTGACGACAGACGTCGATATGACGCAAGGCTATTGCCGGTATGGGATACTTGTCGACGAAACAAAGTGCGTGCCGTATTTCGAGAGAAAGCCGGTCATCGACACGCGCACGGGTTTGCCCGCCAATTGGCCGATTCACCGTTCAGCTGAGCTCGACGTCGACGGCGACGTATTCTGGCCGCTTCTGACGCTGGCTCTTCGCAGCGACGTTCCCTACCCGCAAGACTTAAAGCCAGATCAATTGCTCACCGAGATGCGGGTTGATTACTTCCAGGCCTATCAATAA
- a CDS encoding glycosyltransferase: MEVAADALRQSEAVLPDARRKILYIQPGTHSFAGIERVVDTICSNLTERYGNDFEVDVLYTTSHKNRPATRMYNVIDRRPRSRLELMQTFRDVIRSKDYSLVVVPQIEPAVIAMASCIGLRRNFAVHLHGNPRRERSHMKARVLFFLMKAFFLRRASCVFGTSPRQLESFKLMFSGPTPLYWVPNPVRKFEGIDNDVARGEGGHVTFVNVGRFSHQKGQDILLHAFAELYKVRKNVRLKIVGHGANEPELRQAIRRLGLNEVVTIEHHPDNPQPALTTSDIYVSTSRWEGWSLVICEALRFGLPVIATDCDFGPSDILTDERLGRLVAADGGKALVDAMVYYCDHLDAERASARFRQAFIDRFSIENVVDIHANALRAAAR, encoded by the coding sequence ATGGAAGTAGCAGCTGACGCGTTGAGACAGAGTGAAGCTGTTCTGCCCGACGCCCGCCGCAAGATTCTCTACATCCAGCCTGGCACGCATTCCTTTGCGGGAATTGAGCGCGTCGTGGATACGATCTGCAGCAATCTCACTGAAAGATATGGCAACGATTTCGAGGTCGACGTGCTCTATACGACGAGCCACAAGAACCGACCGGCGACGCGCATGTACAATGTCATCGATCGACGTCCGCGCAGTCGACTGGAGCTGATGCAAACATTTAGGGACGTCATCAGGAGCAAGGATTACAGCCTTGTCGTGGTGCCACAGATCGAGCCTGCCGTGATTGCGATGGCCTCATGTATCGGCCTGAGGCGTAATTTTGCCGTTCACCTGCATGGCAATCCGCGACGCGAACGCAGCCACATGAAAGCGCGCGTCCTGTTCTTTCTCATGAAGGCTTTTTTTCTGCGGCGCGCCTCTTGCGTATTCGGGACGTCGCCGCGACAGCTCGAATCTTTCAAGTTAATGTTTTCCGGCCCTACTCCGCTTTATTGGGTTCCAAATCCGGTTCGCAAATTCGAAGGCATCGACAATGACGTCGCTCGCGGGGAAGGTGGTCATGTGACCTTTGTGAATGTCGGTCGGTTTTCTCACCAAAAGGGCCAGGACATCCTGCTCCATGCCTTTGCCGAACTTTATAAGGTTCGCAAGAACGTCAGGCTCAAAATAGTCGGACATGGCGCAAACGAACCAGAATTGCGGCAAGCGATCCGACGGCTTGGTCTTAACGAGGTCGTGACCATTGAGCACCATCCGGACAACCCTCAACCAGCCCTGACGACAAGCGACATATATGTGTCCACGTCACGCTGGGAAGGCTGGTCACTTGTGATTTGCGAGGCATTGCGTTTCGGCCTACCCGTCATTGCCACAGATTGCGACTTCGGGCCCAGCGATATTCTGACCGATGAGCGCCTTGGACGCTTGGTGGCAGCCGATGGTGGCAAGGCGCTTGTCGACGCGATGGTCTATTATTGTGATCATCTCGATGCAGAAAGGGCAAGCGCACGCTTCCGGCAAGCGTTTATCGACCGCTTCAGTATCGAAAACGTCGTGGACATCCACGCCAATGCGCTGCGCGCGGCAGCACGCTAG
- a CDS encoding GMC oxidoreductase — protein MAQELSNSGLKVVLLESGGLERQSDIDALDDIENVGRPRAKDQWSVRNRILGGSSHTWGGRCAGFDAIDFEERAWVPFSGWPIGMPEIIPYLDRSADHLGLAVGSGFSDQRFWDIANKKPPGTDVDPQFLLPFFWQFSRDDAESYPFEYMRFGRHLPARLGASITLVTGATVQRIVANEAASAVRGLEFSTLDGRKHMLAAAAIALCAGGIENARILLNSKKGARAALGNDRDQVGRYLMDHLRGSTAFFKLAGSEAVQRRFGRYNVKGRFFRAGLRLSPDIQRREALLNCAAWLGEDIAPDDPWDALRRFAGRSPRLPRDAISLIVNSGLIIRGARDYFGARNGVPRKLENLTLECMCEQVPDADSRVTLSDRRDRLGMRLPKVDWRSHPDEARTLHRMAELVAAELARLGLPEPTLAEWVRDRAEIPPSFVDVAHPTGTTRMSSDPGKGVVDANCEVHGVRGLFVSGSSVFPTAGHCNPTQMIVAMAVRLADHLKARMTRSVPAKVTANAG, from the coding sequence ATGGCACAGGAGCTTTCCAATTCGGGCCTGAAGGTCGTTCTTCTGGAAAGCGGCGGACTGGAACGTCAGTCCGACATTGACGCCCTTGATGACATTGAGAATGTCGGGCGGCCGCGCGCAAAAGACCAGTGGTCGGTTCGCAACCGCATCCTCGGTGGAAGTTCGCACACGTGGGGCGGGCGATGCGCCGGCTTCGATGCGATTGATTTCGAGGAGCGCGCGTGGGTGCCTTTCTCGGGTTGGCCGATCGGAATGCCGGAAATCATCCCCTATCTCGATCGAAGTGCCGACCACCTTGGCCTCGCCGTCGGAAGCGGTTTCAGCGATCAGCGGTTCTGGGATATTGCAAACAAAAAGCCACCTGGAACGGACGTCGACCCACAATTTCTACTGCCGTTTTTCTGGCAGTTCAGCCGGGACGATGCTGAATCTTATCCATTCGAATATATGCGCTTTGGGCGTCATCTACCGGCACGTCTCGGCGCAAGCATTACCCTCGTGACGGGTGCGACCGTGCAGCGCATCGTGGCGAACGAAGCGGCGTCGGCTGTGCGCGGCCTCGAATTTTCGACGCTTGACGGGCGCAAGCACATGCTGGCCGCCGCAGCGATTGCGCTTTGTGCCGGTGGTATCGAGAATGCCCGCATCCTCCTGAATTCGAAGAAAGGCGCTCGTGCCGCTCTCGGCAATGATCGCGACCAGGTCGGGCGCTATCTTATGGATCATTTGCGCGGATCAACGGCATTTTTCAAGCTGGCCGGCTCCGAAGCCGTGCAGCGCCGTTTTGGTCGTTACAATGTCAAGGGTCGTTTCTTCCGTGCCGGCCTGAGGCTCAGCCCCGACATCCAGAGACGGGAAGCGCTGCTTAACTGCGCCGCATGGCTTGGCGAGGATATCGCGCCAGATGATCCCTGGGACGCTTTGAGACGCTTTGCCGGCCGCTCACCGCGATTGCCGCGCGACGCCATCAGCCTGATCGTCAATAGCGGGCTGATCATTCGTGGAGCAAGGGACTACTTCGGGGCTCGAAATGGTGTTCCGCGCAAGTTGGAGAACCTGACGCTGGAGTGCATGTGCGAGCAGGTCCCGGATGCAGACAGTCGCGTCACGCTGTCTGATCGGCGCGATCGCCTTGGCATGAGGCTGCCAAAGGTTGACTGGCGCAGCCATCCCGATGAGGCCCGTACGCTGCATCGGATGGCCGAACTCGTGGCAGCCGAATTGGCCAGGTTAGGGTTACCGGAACCAACGCTGGCTGAGTGGGTGCGTGACAGGGCCGAAATCCCTCCAAGCTTTGTCGATGTCGCCCACCCGACGGGTACGACGCGTATGTCGTCCGATCCCGGCAAAGGTGTCGTCGACGCCAATTGTGAGGTTCATGGCGTAAGAGGACTTTTCGTTTCCGGCAGTTCTGTCTTCCCGACAGCAGGTCATTGCAATCCGACGCAAATGATTGTCGCGATGGCCGTTCGACTGGCTGATCATTTGAAGGCGAGGATGACAAGATCGGTGCCAGCTAAGGTGACCGCCAATGCCGGCTAA
- a CDS encoding NAD-dependent epimerase/dehydratase family protein encodes MPANTVLVTGATGRIGRIVAADLLERGYRVRATTSRPRAIDEGKGVDWRKVDFLGNPNYDDLVAGCDAIIHLAAELGKKDRMKQVNVQATRALAAAAERANVAVFCYASSVSVYGSGRSVNVDEESEVLTPDRDVRSEYWALDYVREYGRTKLAGELALRDVAKKVRYVILRPAVVVDISQMISVRDWNPVKRMLAAHRHAHHIYVGDVSDALIWFVCRGIAGQSQPGSVSVYNLAEDDYPAPRHVDFMRKAFAVTGDQRFRTVAFPWIADWLHDFLRFRTLPLRSPLWRMRFSNERLKAAGYRFRFGMAKAEELALGQLRLEAHHRPQQGLGEEPA; translated from the coding sequence ATGCCGGCTAATACAGTTCTCGTGACCGGTGCCACGGGCCGCATAGGGCGGATTGTGGCGGCCGATTTGCTCGAGCGCGGCTATCGTGTCCGGGCGACCACGTCGCGCCCACGAGCCATTGACGAGGGCAAAGGGGTGGACTGGCGAAAGGTCGACTTTCTCGGAAATCCTAACTACGACGACCTCGTCGCTGGCTGCGACGCCATCATTCACCTTGCAGCTGAACTCGGCAAGAAGGACCGAATGAAGCAGGTCAACGTTCAGGCGACACGAGCCCTGGCCGCTGCTGCGGAGCGGGCGAATGTTGCCGTATTCTGCTACGCGAGTTCGGTGTCGGTCTACGGTAGTGGCCGCTCAGTCAACGTAGACGAGGAATCCGAAGTTCTGACGCCTGATCGAGACGTACGATCCGAGTATTGGGCACTTGACTATGTGCGCGAGTATGGACGCACCAAGCTTGCCGGCGAATTGGCACTGCGCGACGTGGCTAAAAAGGTTCGTTATGTGATCCTTCGTCCAGCCGTCGTGGTCGATATTTCCCAGATGATCAGTGTGCGTGACTGGAACCCGGTAAAACGCATGCTTGCTGCTCACCGCCATGCCCATCACATCTATGTCGGCGACGTCTCCGATGCGTTGATCTGGTTCGTGTGTCGCGGCATTGCAGGGCAGTCACAACCCGGCAGCGTCAGCGTTTACAATCTGGCGGAAGACGACTATCCGGCACCCCGCCACGTTGACTTCATGCGCAAAGCCTTCGCAGTCACCGGCGATCAGCGCTTTCGCACAGTCGCCTTTCCCTGGATTGCGGATTGGCTGCACGACTTCCTGAGGTTTCGAACGCTTCCATTGAGAAGCCCGCTCTGGCGAATGCGGTTCTCGAACGAAAGGCTCAAGGCCGCGGGCTATCGGTTTCGGTTTGGAATGGCAAAAGCCGAAGAGCTTGCGCTGGGGCAGCTGCGCCTAGAAGCGCACCATCGCCCGCAGCAGGGACTGGGTGAAGAGCCTGCTTAA
- a CDS encoding polysaccharide biosynthesis/export family protein, protein MAAMADDYILGPQDILKIRVFEWRPSTGTAFEWVPLTGDFSISAAGNLSLPIIGNVPAAGKTLEQVSAMIGERLQNQVGLQKRPNAAVEIASYRPFFVTGMVATPGKYNFSPGLTVEQALSMAGGIGPVDANVIGLQRQALAGRGDLRALQAERLELIARQARVDAILANATDVTFPSELTSELGQPRIAKMMKDEQALFEMRARSMETEIDALNRAKLLAVNQIDALKAKSASLAKQIELANKDVGSVNKLVQQGLTVSARQLGANQNLAELESRNLDVSLAILKTQQDMTKVDQDIGDVRNRYRIDALTEAAQLRDRFASNAEKIATERDLLRNLEVRAPSAMAALEEDKESYGFITTINRVIDGSVENLIVSDNDPVSPGDVIRVERREQTSPAASVGSNEEAAPGAGRRRVARAGE, encoded by the coding sequence ATGGCGGCAATGGCTGACGACTACATCCTCGGCCCTCAGGACATATTGAAGATACGCGTTTTCGAATGGCGACCAAGCACTGGAACAGCGTTCGAATGGGTGCCGCTCACAGGCGATTTTTCTATCTCGGCGGCTGGAAATCTGTCGCTTCCGATCATCGGCAACGTTCCGGCGGCGGGCAAGACACTGGAACAGGTTTCCGCGATGATCGGCGAGAGGCTCCAAAATCAAGTTGGGCTACAGAAGCGTCCCAACGCCGCGGTGGAAATCGCGTCTTATCGGCCGTTTTTTGTCACAGGCATGGTCGCCACTCCCGGGAAGTACAACTTCAGCCCGGGATTGACTGTCGAGCAGGCGCTCAGCATGGCCGGCGGCATCGGACCGGTCGATGCGAACGTGATAGGATTACAACGCCAAGCCTTGGCTGGACGCGGCGATCTGCGGGCGCTGCAGGCAGAGCGCCTTGAACTCATTGCGCGCCAGGCGCGCGTCGACGCAATTCTCGCGAATGCCACAGACGTCACCTTTCCTTCGGAACTGACCTCTGAGCTAGGGCAGCCCAGAATTGCCAAGATGATGAAAGACGAGCAGGCGCTCTTCGAGATGCGCGCCCGTTCGATGGAGACCGAGATCGATGCGCTCAATCGGGCGAAATTGCTTGCGGTCAACCAGATCGATGCTTTGAAAGCGAAGTCCGCCTCGCTCGCAAAGCAGATTGAGCTCGCCAACAAGGATGTTGGATCCGTCAACAAGCTGGTACAGCAAGGGCTGACCGTATCGGCTCGCCAACTGGGGGCCAATCAGAACCTCGCCGAACTCGAAAGCCGCAACCTCGACGTCTCGCTCGCCATTTTGAAGACACAACAGGACATGACCAAGGTCGATCAGGATATCGGCGATGTACGCAACCGCTATCGGATCGATGCGCTCACCGAAGCCGCCCAATTGCGTGATCGTTTTGCTTCCAATGCCGAAAAAATCGCGACCGAGCGCGATCTTTTGAGAAACCTGGAGGTGCGAGCCCCTTCCGCGATGGCTGCTCTGGAGGAAGACAAGGAAAGCTATGGCTTTATAACGACGATCAACCGCGTCATCGACGGCAGCGTGGAAAATCTTATTGTCAGCGACAACGACCCTGTGTCACCCGGCGACGTCATACGCGTCGAACGGCGAGAGCAAACGTCCCCCGCCGCGAGCGTTGGCAGCAACGAAGAGGCTGCCCCGGGAGCTGGTCGTCGTCGCGTCGCGCGTGCCGGCGAATAA